In Actinoplanes derwentensis, the following proteins share a genomic window:
- a CDS encoding SDR family NAD(P)-dependent oxidoreductase — MSDNWTEQHIPAQHGRVAIVTGANTGLGFETARMLAARGATVVLAVRDTAKGRQAAARITGDVTVQALDLTSLDSIRAGAADLRAAHPRIDLLINNAGVMYTPRQTTADGFELQFGTNHLGHFALTGLLLDRMLDVPGSRVVTVSSTGHRIRAAIHFDDLQWERSYSRIAAYGQAKLANLMFTYELQRRLAPHGTTIAVAAHPGVSNTELARNTPTALRLPVTWLAPLLTQNADMGALPTVRAATDPAVTGGQYYGPGNRGEIRGYPKLVTSSPDSHDQATQQRLWTVSEDLTGVTFPLHHTVR; from the coding sequence ATGAGTGACAACTGGACCGAACAGCACATCCCCGCCCAGCACGGCCGGGTCGCGATCGTGACCGGCGCCAACACCGGGCTCGGGTTCGAGACCGCCCGGATGCTCGCCGCCCGCGGAGCGACAGTCGTGCTGGCCGTCCGCGACACCGCGAAAGGCCGGCAGGCAGCCGCCCGCATCACCGGCGACGTCACCGTCCAGGCCCTGGACCTGACCTCCCTGGACTCGATCCGGGCCGGGGCCGCCGACCTGCGCGCCGCCCACCCCCGCATCGACCTGCTGATCAACAACGCGGGCGTGATGTACACCCCGCGGCAGACCACCGCCGACGGCTTCGAACTGCAGTTCGGCACCAACCACCTCGGCCACTTCGCCCTGACCGGCCTGCTGCTGGACCGGATGCTGGACGTCCCCGGCTCCCGCGTCGTGACGGTCAGCAGCACCGGCCACCGCATCCGGGCCGCCATCCACTTCGACGACCTGCAGTGGGAGCGCTCGTACAGTCGCATCGCCGCCTACGGCCAGGCCAAACTCGCCAACCTGATGTTCACCTACGAACTGCAGCGCCGCCTCGCCCCGCACGGCACCACCATCGCGGTCGCCGCCCACCCGGGCGTGTCCAACACCGAACTCGCCCGCAACACCCCCACCGCGCTGCGCCTGCCCGTCACCTGGCTCGCGCCGCTGCTCACCCAGAACGCCGACATGGGCGCCCTGCCCACGGTCCGCGCCGCCACCGACCCGGCCGTCACCGGCGGCCAGTACTACGGCCCCGGCAACCGCGGCGAGATCCGCGGCTACCCGAAACTGGTCACCTCCAGCCCCGACTCCCACGACCAGGCCACCCAGCAGCGCCTGTGGACCGTCTCCGAAGACCTCACCGGCGTGACATTCCCCCTGCACCACACAGTCCGATGA
- a CDS encoding TetR/AcrR family transcriptional regulator: MTFKRARSEQQREIRRQAILDTAAAMLREMPVADVSLNELSRRVGLAKSNVLRYFESREAVLLELLDVFLGTWLADLAAELADDVEPLAAPEVRAGQLAEVLSRSLADRVVLCDLFGAQGGVLEHNVSVEMAKQHKRSSLAKLTVMADLMRHHLPELGDGAQLFCLMSLVSAGALSSYVPPPPSILAAYADEPALSVFHLELRDALRISFTIALVGALPRA; this comes from the coding sequence GTGACATTCAAGCGGGCGCGCAGCGAACAGCAGCGGGAGATCCGCCGGCAGGCGATTCTGGACACGGCGGCGGCGATGCTGCGCGAGATGCCGGTGGCCGACGTGAGCCTCAACGAACTCAGCCGGCGAGTGGGCCTGGCCAAGTCGAACGTCCTGCGCTATTTCGAGTCCCGCGAGGCGGTGCTGCTCGAACTGCTCGACGTCTTCCTGGGGACCTGGCTCGCCGATCTGGCCGCCGAACTGGCCGACGATGTCGAGCCGCTGGCCGCGCCGGAGGTGCGGGCCGGCCAGCTGGCCGAGGTCCTCAGCCGGTCACTGGCGGACCGGGTGGTGCTCTGCGACCTGTTCGGCGCGCAGGGCGGCGTCCTCGAACACAACGTCTCGGTCGAGATGGCCAAACAGCACAAGCGCTCGTCGCTCGCCAAGCTGACGGTCATGGCCGACCTGATGCGCCACCATCTGCCCGAGCTCGGCGACGGCGCGCAACTGTTCTGCCTGATGAGCCTGGTCTCGGCGGGCGCCCTGTCGTCGTACGTCCCGCCACCGCCCAGCATTCTCGCCGCCTATGCGGACGAACCCGCGCTCAGCGTGTTCCACCTGGAACTGCGCGACGCCTTGCGGATCTCCTTCACCATCGCGCTCGTGGGTGCACTGCCGCGCGCCTGA
- a CDS encoding ArsR/SmtB family transcription factor: protein MLDAAFAALGDPVRRAIVSRLAHSDATVGELAEPFDLTQQAISHHVAVLRRCGLVEQRREGTRRPCRLRADQLALLRSWIDEQRRIWDDRLDALEEHLR, encoded by the coding sequence ATGCTTGATGCTGCCTTCGCGGCTCTCGGGGATCCGGTTCGCCGGGCGATCGTGAGCCGTCTCGCGCACTCCGACGCGACCGTCGGGGAGCTGGCCGAGCCGTTCGACCTGACCCAGCAGGCGATCTCTCATCACGTCGCCGTGCTGCGCCGCTGCGGCCTGGTCGAACAGCGCCGCGAGGGCACCCGGCGGCCCTGCCGGCTGCGGGCCGACCAGCTGGCCCTGCTGCGATCGTGGATCGACGAGCAGCGCCGCATCTGGGACGACCGTCTCGACGCGCTCGAAGAGCACCTGCGGTGA
- a CDS encoding SRPBCC domain-containing protein, which translates to MTPADELIASRRLPSPPERVWAAFTSPAGVAAFWGGSHAVVTEESVALDLRPGGEFKVDTLRFVYVSLAAPHELIFDEPLTGIRTTVSIRADGSGSHLTVHQRRLPPRLRTARAARGLASILGALDHHLQKENRMTTQRATVEEYFDGFRTSDHPRILATLTDDVEWIIHGHRTTKGKTEFDGEIENPAFTGSPVLDVERVLQDGPVVVVTGVGRGTTVEHGPFRFAFNDLFTFRDALISRVDSYVVPLP; encoded by the coding sequence GTGACCCCGGCCGACGAACTGATCGCCAGCCGCCGGCTGCCGTCCCCGCCCGAACGGGTCTGGGCGGCGTTCACGTCCCCGGCGGGTGTCGCGGCGTTCTGGGGCGGCTCGCACGCCGTCGTCACCGAGGAGTCGGTCGCACTCGACCTGCGACCCGGCGGCGAATTCAAGGTCGACACCCTGCGATTCGTGTACGTCAGCCTCGCCGCCCCGCACGAGCTGATCTTCGACGAGCCGCTGACCGGGATCCGCACCACCGTGTCGATCCGCGCCGACGGCAGCGGCTCCCATCTCACCGTCCACCAGCGGCGGCTCCCGCCCCGGCTGCGTACCGCCCGAGCCGCCCGGGGACTCGCCTCGATCCTGGGCGCCCTGGACCACCACCTGCAGAAGGAGAACCGGATGACCACCCAACGCGCGACCGTCGAGGAGTACTTCGACGGGTTCCGGACCAGTGACCACCCGCGCATCCTGGCCACTCTCACCGACGACGTCGAATGGATCATCCACGGGCACCGCACCACTAAGGGCAAGACCGAATTCGACGGTGAGATCGAGAACCCGGCCTTCACCGGCAGTCCGGTCCTGGACGTCGAGCGGGTTCTGCAGGACGGCCCGGTCGTCGTGGTCACCGGCGTGGGCCGGGGCACGACCGTGGAACATGGGCCGTTCCGATTCGCGTTCAACGACCTGTTCACGTTCCGCGACGCCCTGATCAGCCGGGTCGACTCCTACGTGGTCCCGCTGCCGTGA
- a CDS encoding SDR family NAD(P)-dependent oxidoreductase — translation MAGLVVIGAGPGIGRSVAARFAREGLPVTLIARTPGPGVVSADCTDESALRAALDTAATRFGPPEVVVYNAALIQADTLGELPLKDLQEAWAVNVGGILTTAAHLLPATKTFLITGGMPEPKPAYVSLSLGKAAARTVADLLQRQFGPQDVHVATVTVTGPVAPGTFHDPDTIAEHYWDLHREPRPQWRHEVIH, via the coding sequence ATGGCAGGACTGGTAGTCATCGGCGCGGGCCCCGGGATCGGGCGTTCGGTCGCCGCACGCTTCGCCCGCGAGGGCCTCCCCGTCACCCTGATCGCCCGCACACCCGGCCCCGGCGTGGTGAGCGCCGACTGCACCGACGAGTCCGCCCTGCGCGCGGCCCTCGACACTGCCGCGACCAGATTCGGGCCACCCGAGGTGGTCGTCTACAACGCCGCGCTGATCCAGGCCGACACCCTCGGTGAGCTGCCCCTGAAAGATCTGCAGGAAGCGTGGGCGGTCAACGTCGGCGGGATCCTCACCACCGCCGCGCACCTCCTACCGGCAACGAAGACGTTCCTGATCACCGGTGGCATGCCCGAGCCGAAACCGGCGTATGTGTCGCTGTCACTCGGCAAAGCCGCCGCCCGCACCGTCGCCGACCTGCTGCAGCGCCAGTTCGGCCCGCAAGACGTGCACGTCGCCACGGTCACCGTCACCGGCCCGGTCGCGCCCGGCACCTTCCACGACCCCGACACCATCGCCGAGCACTACTGGGACCTGCACCGCGAGCCCCGCCCCCAGTGGCGACACGAGGTGATCCATTGA
- a CDS encoding DoxX family protein, which translates to MSSPRIAQITWPLFRVVVGLLFACHGLASLFGLFGGSRGTGEPIPVGTWPGWYAAVIQLACGILVLLGLLTRPAAILASGSMAYAYFIVHQPDGLLPIENGGVNAALYAWTFLVIAAFGAGHYSLDALIGKRREPAAVTV; encoded by the coding sequence TTGTCCTCCCCACGCATCGCCCAGATCACCTGGCCACTGTTCCGTGTGGTCGTCGGCCTGCTGTTCGCCTGCCACGGACTGGCCAGCCTGTTCGGCCTCTTCGGCGGCAGTCGCGGCACCGGCGAGCCGATCCCGGTCGGCACCTGGCCCGGCTGGTACGCGGCGGTCATCCAGCTGGCCTGCGGCATCCTCGTGCTGCTCGGGCTGCTCACCCGCCCGGCCGCGATCCTGGCCTCCGGCTCGATGGCCTACGCCTACTTCATCGTGCACCAGCCCGACGGCCTGCTGCCGATCGAGAACGGCGGCGTCAATGCCGCCCTCTACGCCTGGACGTTCCTGGTGATCGCCGCGTTCGGCGCCGGCCACTACTCCCTGGACGCCCTGATCGGCAAACGCCGCGAACCAGCCGCAGTCACGGTCTGA
- a CDS encoding DUF6624 domain-containing protein: MLNEALARELTDLTDEDLRLQPGALGDDPAAQLAHRRVTVRNADRLTVILDEHGWPTPALVGPEGARRAWLIAQHADRQLDVQRRALALMTAAGADPTQVAMLHDRVRVNEGHPQTYGTQIAGVADGAPAPWPCDDPAGMEQRRAAVGLAPYAEYVARHAPPAL; encoded by the coding sequence ATGCTCAACGAAGCGCTCGCCCGCGAACTGACCGACCTGACCGACGAGGACCTCCGCCTGCAACCCGGCGCCCTCGGTGACGACCCCGCCGCCCAGTTGGCACACCGGCGGGTGACCGTCCGCAACGCCGATCGCCTCACCGTGATCCTCGACGAACACGGCTGGCCCACCCCCGCCCTCGTCGGTCCCGAAGGTGCCCGCCGAGCCTGGCTGATCGCCCAGCACGCCGACCGCCAGCTGGACGTCCAGCGCCGCGCCCTGGCCCTGATGACCGCGGCCGGCGCCGACCCCACGCAGGTGGCGATGCTGCACGACCGGGTCCGGGTCAACGAGGGGCACCCGCAGACGTACGGCACCCAGATCGCCGGCGTCGCCGACGGCGCTCCCGCCCCGTGGCCGTGCGACGATCCGGCCGGCATGGAGCAGCGGCGCGCCGCGGTGGGCCTGGCCCCGTATGCCGAATACGTCGCCCGGCACGCACCGCCGGCACTCTAG
- a CDS encoding Vgb family protein codes for MPISEYPVGDGGPYAITTGLDGALWFTLVHSGRIGRLVPGGQPAFFPLDPGGGPTVITAGPDGALWFTEFQGHRIGRITTSGAVTGFAVPGRAPFGIAAGADGALWFTATATDRIGRITTAGHLSEVALPRAGMYPSAIAAAADGSLWFTLNQANAIGRIGADRTVSVFALPTAQAGPVGITAGPDGALWFTEFLAGQIGRITPHGQITEFPLPDRGARPHAVTAGPDGRLWFTEWAGNRIGSITTDGVITGQDLPAPGSEPHGITAGPDGALWAALESGALARITP; via the coding sequence ATGCCGATCAGCGAGTATCCGGTGGGCGACGGCGGTCCGTACGCGATCACGACCGGCCTCGACGGCGCGCTGTGGTTCACGCTCGTGCACAGCGGGCGCATCGGACGGCTGGTCCCCGGCGGGCAGCCCGCGTTCTTCCCACTGGATCCCGGTGGCGGACCGACCGTGATCACCGCTGGCCCGGACGGGGCTCTGTGGTTCACCGAGTTCCAGGGCCACCGGATCGGGCGGATCACCACCAGCGGCGCGGTCACCGGGTTCGCCGTGCCGGGCCGCGCGCCGTTCGGGATCGCGGCCGGCGCCGACGGGGCGTTGTGGTTCACCGCGACCGCGACCGACCGGATCGGGCGGATCACCACGGCGGGCCACCTCAGCGAGGTCGCCCTGCCCCGGGCGGGCATGTACCCGTCGGCGATCGCGGCGGCCGCGGACGGCTCACTGTGGTTCACCCTGAATCAGGCGAACGCGATCGGCCGGATCGGCGCCGACCGGACGGTCAGCGTGTTCGCACTACCGACCGCACAGGCCGGCCCGGTCGGCATCACGGCCGGCCCGGACGGGGCCCTGTGGTTCACCGAGTTCCTCGCCGGGCAGATCGGCCGGATCACCCCGCACGGGCAGATCACCGAGTTCCCCCTGCCGGACCGCGGCGCCCGCCCGCACGCCGTCACCGCCGGCCCCGACGGGCGGCTGTGGTTCACCGAGTGGGCCGGCAACCGGATCGGTTCGATCACCACCGACGGCGTGATCACCGGCCAGGACCTACCGGCCCCGGGGTCGGAACCGCACGGCATCACGGCAGGCCCGGACGGGGCACTGTGGGCGGCCCTGGAGTCCGGCGCCCTGGCCCGGATCACCCCCTGA
- a CDS encoding LLM class oxidoreductase has translation MREQITGPRAIAFLEQHWGKDLSGYDPDGPLPDIEPADGELDPSRGTLSIEHRTGKLERSAQWRDRGLSIRDLVVDVQPRRNVFVGTAGQVAAEWAHYLRSGTVDDFNIVPQLLPGTIEDVVDKPVPALQDRGVHRTAYTGNTLREHLELPSR, from the coding sequence GTGCGGGAGCAGATCACCGGACCCCGGGCGATCGCGTTCCTGGAACAGCACTGGGGCAAGGACCTGTCCGGGTACGACCCGGACGGCCCGCTGCCCGACATCGAACCCGCCGACGGCGAACTCGACCCGTCCCGGGGCACGCTGTCCATCGAACACCGCACCGGCAAACTCGAGCGCAGCGCCCAATGGCGCGACCGCGGGCTGTCGATCCGGGACCTCGTCGTGGACGTCCAGCCCCGGCGCAACGTGTTCGTCGGCACGGCCGGGCAGGTCGCCGCCGAATGGGCCCACTACCTGCGGTCCGGCACGGTCGACGATTTCAACATCGTGCCGCAGCTACTGCCCGGCACCATCGAGGACGTCGTCGACAAACCGGTGCCGGCGTTGCAGGACCGCGGCGTCCACCGCACCGCCTACACCGGCAACACCCTGCGCGAACATCTCGAACTGCCGTCGCGATAA
- a CDS encoding TIGR03086 family metal-binding protein encodes MSTEISDLLGKAVPVVTALVARVRDEQLPAVTPCAEFTVRDLLSHLFQVVRNFQLVADRKEVDWGVTPDSLVGDWRADFASEAHQMIIAWADPAVLDGVSPGMGLPHRTLGLMMVVDLVVHGWDLSRAIGQPYPVDVSLLPAVAEFLDTMGDMGRKMGAFGPAVPVPADADRLARLIAGTGRDPAWQPA; translated from the coding sequence ATGTCTACTGAGATCAGTGATCTGCTCGGCAAGGCGGTTCCGGTGGTGACCGCGCTGGTGGCGCGGGTGCGTGACGAGCAGTTGCCGGCGGTGACGCCGTGTGCCGAGTTCACGGTGCGGGACCTGTTGTCGCATCTGTTCCAGGTGGTCCGCAACTTTCAGCTGGTGGCCGACCGTAAGGAGGTCGACTGGGGTGTGACCCCGGACAGCCTGGTGGGGGACTGGCGGGCGGACTTCGCGTCCGAGGCCCACCAGATGATCATTGCGTGGGCGGATCCGGCGGTCCTGGACGGGGTGTCGCCGGGGATGGGCCTGCCGCATCGCACTCTCGGGCTGATGATGGTGGTGGACTTGGTGGTGCACGGCTGGGACCTGTCCCGGGCCATCGGGCAGCCCTACCCTGTCGACGTGTCGCTGCTGCCGGCGGTGGCCGAGTTCCTGGACACGATGGGTGACATGGGCCGCAAGATGGGCGCGTTCGGCCCGGCGGTCCCGGTGCCGGCGGACGCCGACCGGCTCGCCCGGTTGATCGCGGGCACCGGCCGGGACCCGGCGTGGCAGCCGGCCTGA
- a CDS encoding suppressor of fused domain protein: MMWEVVTEALGRLYPREQPWHVSYVAGEHVLEAGSVYPADGHWHYVTYGLGRRWGVELTFRLVRGAETDPPQWPFVTLEHMAGYANSLAEPLEEGQWVDLVGPITGFPFSGGPDTGLTVLILTADPELGDRFLQLVGVTEAEANGESEIADDRLMVTDPGRARPVQE, from the coding sequence ATGATGTGGGAGGTTGTCACCGAGGCGTTGGGCCGGTTGTATCCGCGGGAGCAGCCGTGGCATGTGTCGTATGTGGCCGGTGAGCATGTGCTGGAGGCCGGTTCGGTGTATCCGGCGGACGGGCATTGGCATTATGTGACGTACGGGCTGGGCCGGCGTTGGGGTGTGGAGTTGACGTTCCGGCTGGTGCGCGGGGCGGAGACGGATCCGCCGCAGTGGCCGTTCGTGACGCTGGAGCACATGGCGGGTTATGCGAACAGTCTGGCGGAGCCGCTGGAGGAGGGTCAGTGGGTGGATCTGGTGGGGCCGATCACGGGTTTCCCGTTCTCCGGTGGCCCGGATACCGGGTTGACGGTGCTGATTCTGACGGCGGATCCGGAGTTGGGTGATCGTTTTCTGCAGTTGGTCGGGGTGACCGAGGCGGAGGCGAACGGGGAGTCGGAGATCGCTGACGACCGGTTGATGGTGACTGATCCGGGCCGGGCCCGGCCGGTTCAGGAGTAG
- a CDS encoding S8 family serine peptidase, with the protein MRLPVAVVVGFVAGVVVPVVGPASAAQCLGAGVTSPGVPAELKAYAPARLAGLATGAGVRVAVIDSGVARNPQLTGRVLGGRDFLHGAADARQDCPGHGTAVAGIIAGLPEADSGVQGLAPGATIVPARVSEDSDLDDAGQGSSSAAAFAQAIRWSVTTARAKVINISLVMPGQDAGVRAAVAEAVAADVVVVAAAGNGGVDGGVAYPAGYPGVIGVGAVAADGSLAQFSQPGEHVDVAAFGDAVTVLSPVSGHRVVQGTSFAAPFVAATAALLRERFPRDSAAEITDRLLRSVDPAPGGARSAGYGFGLLNPYRALTEEAGPKVAAVVAVSPVPLARRGGPEWDRAGLFAAGGAGLALLAGVVAAVVGRGRRRGWHPATSGESTTHDRMPG; encoded by the coding sequence GTGCGGTTGCCGGTTGCGGTGGTGGTGGGTTTCGTCGCGGGTGTGGTGGTGCCTGTGGTGGGGCCGGCGAGTGCGGCGCAGTGTCTGGGTGCGGGGGTGACGTCGCCGGGTGTTCCGGCGGAGTTGAAGGCGTATGCGCCGGCCCGGTTGGCGGGTCTGGCCACGGGTGCCGGTGTCCGGGTGGCGGTGATCGATTCCGGGGTGGCGCGGAACCCGCAGTTGACCGGCCGGGTGCTGGGTGGACGGGATTTTCTGCATGGTGCGGCGGATGCGCGGCAGGACTGTCCGGGGCACGGGACGGCGGTGGCGGGGATCATCGCGGGGCTGCCGGAGGCTGATTCCGGGGTGCAGGGTTTGGCGCCGGGGGCGACGATCGTGCCGGCGCGGGTCAGTGAGGATTCGGATCTGGACGATGCGGGGCAGGGGTCGTCGAGTGCGGCTGCTTTTGCGCAGGCGATCCGGTGGTCGGTGACCACGGCCAGGGCGAAGGTGATCAACATTTCGCTGGTGATGCCGGGTCAGGATGCGGGTGTGCGGGCGGCGGTCGCGGAGGCGGTCGCTGCGGACGTGGTGGTGGTGGCCGCTGCCGGTAACGGTGGTGTCGATGGTGGGGTGGCGTACCCGGCGGGTTATCCGGGGGTGATCGGTGTGGGTGCGGTGGCCGCTGACGGGTCGCTGGCTCAGTTCTCGCAGCCGGGTGAGCATGTGGATGTGGCGGCGTTCGGTGACGCGGTGACGGTGTTGTCGCCGGTGTCGGGTCATCGGGTGGTGCAGGGGACGAGTTTCGCGGCGCCGTTCGTGGCGGCGACGGCGGCGTTGTTGCGGGAGCGGTTTCCCCGTGACAGTGCGGCGGAGATCACGGACCGGTTGTTGCGGTCGGTGGATCCGGCTCCGGGTGGGGCGCGCAGTGCCGGGTACGGGTTCGGGCTGCTGAATCCGTATCGGGCGCTGACGGAGGAGGCGGGTCCGAAGGTGGCGGCGGTGGTGGCGGTGTCGCCGGTGCCGTTGGCGCGCCGGGGTGGTCCGGAGTGGGATCGGGCGGGTTTGTTCGCTGCCGGTGGTGCGGGTCTGGCGTTGTTGGCGGGTGTGGTGGCGGCGGTGGTCGGCCGGGGGCGGCGGCGTGGGTGGCACCCCGCTACTTCTGGGGAGTCCACGACTCATGATCGAATGCCGGGATGA
- a CDS encoding CbtB domain-containing protein: MPKAQPLAVPTVSTRLLATAAGFTGIMLLLAYLVAFDQGGISQSGMYLHELMHDGRHLLGVPCH; the protein is encoded by the coding sequence ATGCCCAAGGCACAACCCCTCGCCGTACCCACGGTCTCCACCCGGCTCCTCGCCACCGCCGCGGGATTCACCGGCATCATGCTGCTCCTGGCCTACCTCGTCGCCTTCGACCAGGGCGGCATCTCCCAAAGCGGTATGTACCTGCACGAACTCATGCACGACGGCCGCCACCTGCTCGGTGTCCCGTGCCATTGA
- a CDS encoding CbtA family protein, with protein sequence MPLTTPVPTYIQLLLRGLLAGLIAGLFAGTFAYVAGEPHINAAIAIEEANAPALAPGEADEEALVERDVQSTVGLLLATALYGAALGGILATAYTVLRRRLRTGSDTQAALGLAAAALTGIVLVPYLKYPPNPPAVGDPDTIDQRTIAYLAVLILGLVAVWAAVLAARTQTHQWRRATAGTIAFLIVVTIAYLMLPTFNEVPDDFPATLLWNFRISSLGTQTILWTALGLTFAGLLNQLATRTGQPIATPEPATTA encoded by the coding sequence GTGCCATTGACCACCCCCGTCCCCACCTACATCCAGCTCCTGCTCCGCGGCCTACTCGCCGGCCTGATCGCGGGACTGTTCGCCGGGACCTTCGCCTACGTCGCCGGCGAACCCCACATCAACGCCGCCATCGCCATCGAAGAAGCCAACGCCCCGGCACTCGCCCCCGGTGAGGCCGACGAAGAAGCCCTCGTCGAACGCGACGTCCAGAGCACCGTCGGCCTGCTCCTGGCCACCGCCCTCTACGGCGCGGCCCTCGGCGGCATCCTCGCCACCGCCTACACCGTCCTGCGGCGCCGGCTGCGCACCGGCAGCGACACCCAGGCCGCTCTCGGCCTCGCCGCAGCCGCCCTCACCGGCATCGTTCTCGTGCCCTACCTGAAATACCCGCCCAACCCACCCGCCGTCGGCGACCCCGACACCATCGACCAGCGCACCATCGCCTACCTCGCCGTCCTCATCCTCGGCCTGGTAGCCGTCTGGGCCGCCGTCCTCGCCGCCCGCACCCAGACCCACCAATGGCGCCGTGCTACCGCCGGCACCATTGCGTTCCTGATCGTGGTCACCATCGCCTATCTGATGCTGCCCACCTTCAACGAGGTCCCCGACGACTTCCCGGCGACGCTGCTGTGGAACTTCCGGATCTCGTCACTCGGCACCCAGACCATCCTCTGGACCGCCCTCGGACTGACCTTCGCAGGACTGCTCAACCAGCTGGCCACCCGCACCGGGCAGCCCATCGCAACCCCGGAGCCCGCCACCACCGCGTGA
- a CDS encoding GNAT family N-acetyltransferase: MTAPQHTITVDDLTGPAIAALLQEHVDEMRGISPPESKHALDLDGLRRTGITLWTLHDGDHLLGCGALKQLTPTTAEIKSMRTARTAQRRGVASALLTHLIAEARHRGYTDLYLETGTDPFFAPARTLYTRFGFVTCPPFADYRPDPHSIHLTKNL; this comes from the coding sequence ATGACCGCGCCACAACACACCATCACCGTCGACGACCTGACCGGACCCGCCATCGCCGCCCTGCTCCAGGAACACGTCGACGAAATGCGCGGCATCAGCCCACCCGAGAGCAAACACGCCCTCGACCTCGACGGCCTGCGCCGCACCGGCATCACCCTCTGGACCCTGCACGACGGCGACCACCTCCTCGGCTGCGGCGCCCTGAAACAACTCACCCCCACCACCGCCGAGATCAAATCCATGCGCACCGCCCGAACCGCCCAGCGCCGCGGCGTCGCCTCAGCCCTACTGACCCACCTGATCGCCGAAGCCCGCCACCGCGGCTACACCGACCTCTACCTCGAAACCGGCACCGACCCGTTCTTCGCCCCGGCCCGCACCCTCTACACCCGCTTCGGGTTCGTCACCTGCCCACCGTTCGCCGACTACCGCCCCGACCCCCACAGCATCCATCTCACCAAAAACCTCTGA